The DNA sequence AAAATATGAGCGTTGATAGGGTGGGGATTGAACGTAGCCCAGATGTTTTAGCGATTACCGTGCATACTGCACGTCCAGGATTAATCATTGGTCGTGGCGGAACGGGTATCGAGGATTTGAAGCGTGAACTTGTAAAAATAGTTAAGCGCAAGACGGCAATTCGTTTGGATATCCAAGAATTTAAAAATCCGGAAACTTCAGCCAAAATTGTTGCTGAACAGATGGCTGAACAAATAGAAAAAAGAATCCCGTATAGGCGCGTGCTCAAACAATCGCTTGCCAGAATTTTGTCTAATCGTGATGTAAAAGGTGCCAAAGTTGCTCTCGGTGGACGTTTGGACGGTAACGATATAGCCAGAACAGAACATCTTGAGCAGGGAAGTTTGCCATTGCAGACACTAAGAGCAGATATTGATTTTGCTAAATTTACGGCCCACACGACTTATGGGACTGTGGGTATCAAGGTTTGGATTTATAAAGGACTAAAATTTTAATTTATGTTACAACCAAAACGCATAAAGCACCGCAAGGTTCATAAGGGAAAATTGAAAAAAGTCGCAACGCGCGGTCATTATTTAAGTTTTGGTAGTTTTGGATTGAAAGCCATGGAGTCAAGTTGGCTGAAGGCTAATCAACTAGAGTCGGCAAGGCGTGCAATCGCTCATTTCATCCAACGTGGTGGCAAAATTTGGATAAGAGTATTTCCAGACAAACCACGAACTCAAAAGGGCGCTGAAGTGGGAATGGGTGGTGGCGCAGGATCACTTTCGCATTTCGTTGCGCCGGTGGAGGCCGGCAGAATTATTTTTGAAATGGATGGTATAACCGAAAAAGCGGCAGCCGAAGCGCTGCGATTGGCTGCGCACAAATTGCCTATTAAAACCAGATTTATTAAAAAATAACTGCAATTATGAAATTTTCAGATATAGAATCAAAATCTAAAAATGAATTAGATGAAATGCTCAAAGAGTTTAGGATTAAGCTTGGAAAATTTAGGTTTGAATTGGCAGATAAGGCCCTTAAAGATGTTAGCCAAATCAAAAAAACAAAAAAAGATATAGCTAGAATTTTAACTATTATAAATAAATAAAAAATGGATCCCGTACGACGTAGCCCTAACGGGTTAAACGAACGGGGTATTTAATAAATAACAACAGTAGTTCCGCGCACGTAACTTATAAGTATAACTGCGTAGTCCCGTACGAAGTCCGAAATGTTATTTCGGCAGAAACCGGAGGTTTCTTACTTCGTTCAGGACGTAGCAGCTACTTCGTACGGGATGGATAAAATAAGTAAAAAAATAAAAACGCTTAGGGGAGAGGTTGTTTCAGACAAAATGACCAAAACTGTGGTGGTTTCTGTTGTGCGATTGAAAAAACACCCAAAATACAAGAAATATTACAAAGTTACTAACCGATTTAAGGCCCATGATGAGAAGGGTGAATATCATGTCGGCGACAAGGTTATGATACAAGAGACAAGGCCAATGTCTAAAGAAAAATGCTGGGTTGTTGTTGGGAAAATATAGAATTTAACTTTTAGAGAATATGATTCAACTACGTTCAATGTTAAATGTTGCTGATAATAGTGGAGCCAAAAAAGTTGGCGTAATTAAGGTTTTAGGCGGATCTAAACGCAGATACGGACAAATCGGCGATATCATCGTTATATCCGTGAAAGAGGCAGAACCGCGCAAGACGGTAAAAAAGAAAGATGTTCTTAAGGCTGTAATTGTACGCCAAAGAAATAATTTTCGCAGAAAAGACGGTAGTTATGTCAGGTTTGATGATAACGCAGTGATCATACTCGAAGGAAGCAGTAAAGAACCCAAGGGCGGTAGAATGTTTGGGCCGATACCGAGAGAAATTAAAGAGAAAGGATTTGATACAATTGCTAGTTTGGCCCAGGAAATTGTCTGATTGACAATATGCCCTTTGGGAACTTCAAAAATCCCAGCGAGATTTTTTCATCTTTTGTGATTGCCGCCATTTGTCAAGGTGCGAGATGTCACTCGACCTATGACAAAACCATGCTGGCGGCAACCCCAGAAGTCCCAAAAGGCATATTGTCAATCATTATTAGCTAAGCATGAATATAAAGAAAAACGACAATGTAATAATGCTATCTGGTAAAGACCGTGGCAAAACTGGGAAGGTTTTGTTTGCTTTTCCAGCCGAAGGCAAGGTTGTAATAGAGGGATTAAATAAAGTAGCCAGGCACTTGAGACCCAAAAAGCAGGGACAGAAAGGTCAAATCGTGCACAAAGAAAGAGCGATAGATGTCGCGAAGGTAATGCTGGTTTGTAAAAATTGTGGCAAGCCAACCAGGTTGGGGCATAAGACCGTAGGAGATAAAAAAATTAGAATTTGTAAAAAATGTGGAGCTGAAAACTAACCATGACAAACGCACCAAGGCTTTTAATTAAATATCGTAAAGAAGTAATACCAGCAATGCGGGCGAAGTTTGGCTATAAGAATGTGATGGAAATACCCAAAATCGAAAAAGTAACAGTGGGTGTTGGATTTGGACGCAAGGCTGTAGCAAAAGAGACAAAGGCTATTGAAAAAATTGACCAGGATCTTGTCAAAATAACCGGCCAGAAACCTGCGGTTAGGAAAGCCAAGAAATCAATCGCTGGCTTTAAGGTACGACAAGGGTTGTATGTTGGTGCGATGGTGACCTTGCGTGGAAAGCGCATGTATGATTTTATAGATAGATTAATTTCTATAGCATTGCCGCGCTCACGTGATTTTCACGGTTTAGACCAAAGTAAATTTGATTTGCACGGCAATTTAAATCTGGGCATAAAAGAACAGACCATTTTCCCTGAGGTTTCTTATGAATCGCTGAAAGACATATTTAGCTTGCAGGTGACAGTTGTAACAACGGCCAAGAATAAAGAAGAAGGAGTTGAGTTATTACATTTGATAGGCTTTCCTATAAAGTTTTAGTTTTAAGCTTCTGACTTTTAGTTTACGGTGAATACCATGAAACTAGAAGTTGGAAATCAGAAACTTTAATTTGCCAAAAAAATCCACAATAGCAAGATCAAATAAAAAGCCGAAGTTTTCAAGCAGAACCGTAAATCGCTGTTTTATGTGCGGTCGTAAGCATGGTTACATGAGGAAGTTTGGTTTATGCCGTGTGCACTTCAGAGAGCTTGCCAGCCAAGGCTTGTTGCCGGGAGTTCACAAAAGTAGCTGGTAATTTAAAATTTAAACATGAGTCCAATTGCTAATATGCTAATACAACTTAAAAATGCTCAAGCGCGCGGTTACGCCGAAGCGGTTTTACCTTTTTCAAAAATTAAATTTGATATTGCCCAAATTTTGAAAAACAAGAATTTTATCAGCACGGTTGAGAAAAAGAAAAAAAAGACAAAAAAAACAGAATTTGATGTTCTTGCGATTGGATTAAAATACGATAATGGTGTCGGTGTCATAAACGAAATAAAAATGGTATCCAAACCTTCGCGAAGAATATATTCAGGAAAAAAGGGAATGAAAAAGGTCAAAGATGGCTATGGCATTTTAATTGTTTCAACATCAAAAGGCGTGATGAGCGGTGAAGATGCAAAGAAAGCGGGACTTGGCGGAGAGGTGTTGTTTGAGATTTGGTAAAATAATTTTAATTTTAGTGGTTTTAAATATATGTCACGAATCGGTAAAAAATCAATTAAAATTCCCCAAGGTGTTGAAATAAAGATTGACGGTCAGTCAGTGAAGGCCAAGGGTGCTAAGGGTGAACTGGAAAGAGTAATCCCAGATAT is a window from the Candidatus Yanofskybacteria bacterium genome containing:
- the rpsC gene encoding 30S ribosomal protein S3, translated to MRISVNKDWLSRWFNVKKYPEFLKEDVAIREFLSKKLKNMSVDRVGIERSPDVLAITVHTARPGLIIGRGGTGIEDLKRELVKIVKRKTAIRLDIQEFKNPETSAKIVAEQMAEQIEKRIPYRRVLKQSLARILSNRDVKGAKVALGGRLDGNDIARTEHLEQGSLPLQTLRADIDFAKFTAHTTYGTVGIKVWIYKGLKF
- the rplP gene encoding 50S ribosomal protein L16: MLQPKRIKHRKVHKGKLKKVATRGHYLSFGSFGLKAMESSWLKANQLESARRAIAHFIQRGGKIWIRVFPDKPRTQKGAEVGMGGGAGSLSHFVAPVEAGRIIFEMDGITEKAAAEALRLAAHKLPIKTRFIKK
- the rpmC gene encoding 50S ribosomal protein L29, whose protein sequence is MKFSDIESKSKNELDEMLKEFRIKLGKFRFELADKALKDVSQIKKTKKDIARILTIINK
- the rpsQ gene encoding 30S ribosomal protein S17: MDKISKKIKTLRGEVVSDKMTKTVVVSVVRLKKHPKYKKYYKVTNRFKAHDEKGEYHVGDKVMIQETRPMSKEKCWVVVGKI
- the rplN gene encoding 50S ribosomal protein L14 — its product is MIQLRSMLNVADNSGAKKVGVIKVLGGSKRRYGQIGDIIVISVKEAEPRKTVKKKDVLKAVIVRQRNNFRRKDGSYVRFDDNAVIILEGSSKEPKGGRMFGPIPREIKEKGFDTIASLAQEIV
- a CDS encoding 50S ribosomal protein L24 produces the protein MNIKKNDNVIMLSGKDRGKTGKVLFAFPAEGKVVIEGLNKVARHLRPKKQGQKGQIVHKERAIDVAKVMLVCKNCGKPTRLGHKTVGDKKIRICKKCGAEN
- the rplE gene encoding 50S ribosomal protein L5, whose translation is MTNAPRLLIKYRKEVIPAMRAKFGYKNVMEIPKIEKVTVGVGFGRKAVAKETKAIEKIDQDLVKITGQKPAVRKAKKSIAGFKVRQGLYVGAMVTLRGKRMYDFIDRLISIALPRSRDFHGLDQSKFDLHGNLNLGIKEQTIFPEVSYESLKDIFSLQVTVVTTAKNKEEGVELLHLIGFPIKF
- a CDS encoding type Z 30S ribosomal protein S14 — its product is MPKKSTIARSNKKPKFSSRTVNRCFMCGRKHGYMRKFGLCRVHFRELASQGLLPGVHKSSW
- the rpsH gene encoding 30S ribosomal protein S8, with amino-acid sequence MSPIANMLIQLKNAQARGYAEAVLPFSKIKFDIAQILKNKNFISTVEKKKKKTKKTEFDVLAIGLKYDNGVGVINEIKMVSKPSRRIYSGKKGMKKVKDGYGILIVSTSKGVMSGEDAKKAGLGGEVLFEIW